One Mastacembelus armatus chromosome 10, fMasArm1.2, whole genome shotgun sequence DNA window includes the following coding sequences:
- the hs6st2 gene encoding heparan-sulfate 6-O-sulfotransferase 2 isoform X2 has translation MDEKSSSSHHRLLVVLLMVLLFGVIMFQYVCPSRSECQMLHHLGSWFKVGSTTGFRENGNEIQDGFQKDPYIAEDGALVRFVPRFNFTKADLNHVVDFNIKGDDVIVFLHIQKTGGTTFGRHLVRNIQLERPCECHAGQKKCTCFRPGKKETWLFSRFSTGWSCGLHADWTELTSCVPSRMDSIEANKNLPSRNYYYITILRDPVSRYLSEWRHVQRGATWKASLHVCDGRSPTLSELPSCYSGDDWSGCSLQEFMDCPYNLANNRQTRMLADLSLVGCYNVSTMSEEERWAVLLESAKRNLRGMAFFGLTEYQRKTQYLFERTFNLEFIAPFTQLNGTRASSVDVPPETQHRIRQLNRWDVELYEYARDLFLQRFQVARQQERRQARERRQQERRRLRGRLTTKQGRLLKPAEVLHQPNSHSVVTEEQQSKKVDGDSVESEVLLPDWWDLDENSTLEDYMDNVEQW, from the exons ATGGATGAGAAgtccagcagcagccaccacCGGCTCCTGGTCGTCCTGCTTATGGTATTGCTCTTTGGCGTCATAATGTTCCAGTACGTGTGCCCCAGCAGATCTGAGTGCCAGATGCTACACCACCTGGGATCCTGGTTTAAGGTCGGCAGCACAACCGGTTTCCGGGAAAATGGTAACGAAATCCAGGACGGTTTCCAGAAGGATCCGTACATTGCAGAAGACGGTGCCCTGGTCCGCTTTGTCCCTCGCTTCAACTTTACCAAAGCAGATTTAAATCATGTTGTAGACTTCAACATCAAAGGAGATGATGTTATAGTTTTTCTGCACATCCAGAAAACAGGTGGAACGACGTTTGGTCGACACCTGGTGAGAAATATTCAGCTTGAAAGGCCCTGCGAATGTCACGCAGGTCAGAAGAAATGTACCTGTTTCCGGCCAGGTAAAAAGGAAACCTGGTTATTTTCCCGTTTCTCAACCGGCTGGAGCTGCGGGCTTCATGCGGACTGGACTGAGCTGACCAGCTGCGTCCCGTCACGCATGGACTCAATAGAGGCAAACAAGAATTTGCCCAG tAGGAACTATTATTACATAACTATCTTAAGAGACCCAGTGTCACGCTACCTGAGTGAGTGGCGTCATGTGCAGCGTGGTGCCACATGGAAAGCCTCCTTACATGTGTGTGATGGACGTTCACCAACACTGTCTGAGCTGCCAAGCTGCTACTCAGGAGATGACTGGTCAGGTTGCTCCCTGCAGGAGTTCATGGACTGTCCTTATAACCTGGCCAACAACCGGCAGACCCGCATGCTAGCTGACCTCAGCCTGGTGGGTTGCTACAATGTCTCCACCATGAGTGAGGAAGAGCGCTGGGCAGTACTTCTAGAGAGTGCTAAACGTAATTTAAGGGGTATGGCCTTCTTTGGACTGACCGAGTACCAGCGTAAGACCCAGTATCTGTTTGAGCGAACCTTCAACTTGGAGTTTATTGCACCCTTCACACAGCTCAATGGCACACGAGCCTCCAGTGTTGACGTACCTCCTGAGACACAACACAGAATCCGCCAGCTAAACCGATGGGATGTAGAGCTGTACGAGTATGCCCGTGACCTTTTCCTGCAGCGATTCCAGGTGGCAAGGCAGCAGGAGCGCAGGCAGGCCAGGGAGAGGCGTCAGCAGGAGAGGAGGCGGCTACGTGGTAGGCTCACAACAAAGCAAGGGAGGCTGCTGAAGCCTGCAGAAGTTCTGCATCAACCCAACAGCCACTCTGTAGTGACTGAGGAGCAGCAGAGCAAGAAGGTTGATGGAGACAGTGTAGAGTCAGAAGTGCTACTCCCAGACTGGTGGGATCTGGATGAAAACAGCACCTTGGAGGACTACATGGACAACGTGGAACAATGGTAA
- the hs6st2 gene encoding heparan-sulfate 6-O-sulfotransferase 2 isoform X3 gives MDEKSSSSHHRLLVVLLMVLLFGVIMFQYVCPSRSECQMLHHLGSWFKVGSTTGFRENGNEIQDGFQKDPYIAEDGALVRFVPRFNFTKADLNHVVDFNIKGDDVIVFLHIQKTGGTTFGRHLVRNIQLERPCECHAGQKKCTCFRPGKKETWLFSRFSTGWSCGLHADWTELTSCVPSRMDSIEANKNLPRNYYYITILRDPVSRYLSEWRHVQRGATWKASLHVCDGRSPTLSELPSCYSGDDWSGCSLQEFMDCPYNLANNRQTRMLADLSLVGCYNVSTMSEEERWAVLLESAKRNLRGMAFFGLTEYQRKTQYLFERTFNLEFIAPFTQLNGTRASSVDVPPETQHRIRQLNRWDVELYEYARDLFLQRFQVARQQERRQARERRQQERRRLRGRLTTKQGRLLKPAEVLHQPNSHSVVTEEQQSKKVDGDSVESEVLLPDWWDLDENSTLEDYMDNVEQW, from the exons ATGGATGAGAAgtccagcagcagccaccacCGGCTCCTGGTCGTCCTGCTTATGGTATTGCTCTTTGGCGTCATAATGTTCCAGTACGTGTGCCCCAGCAGATCTGAGTGCCAGATGCTACACCACCTGGGATCCTGGTTTAAGGTCGGCAGCACAACCGGTTTCCGGGAAAATGGTAACGAAATCCAGGACGGTTTCCAGAAGGATCCGTACATTGCAGAAGACGGTGCCCTGGTCCGCTTTGTCCCTCGCTTCAACTTTACCAAAGCAGATTTAAATCATGTTGTAGACTTCAACATCAAAGGAGATGATGTTATAGTTTTTCTGCACATCCAGAAAACAGGTGGAACGACGTTTGGTCGACACCTGGTGAGAAATATTCAGCTTGAAAGGCCCTGCGAATGTCACGCAGGTCAGAAGAAATGTACCTGTTTCCGGCCAGGTAAAAAGGAAACCTGGTTATTTTCCCGTTTCTCAACCGGCTGGAGCTGCGGGCTTCATGCGGACTGGACTGAGCTGACCAGCTGCGTCCCGTCACGCATGGACTCAATAGAGGCAAACAAGAATTTGCCCAG GAACTATTATTACATAACTATCTTAAGAGACCCAGTGTCACGCTACCTGAGTGAGTGGCGTCATGTGCAGCGTGGTGCCACATGGAAAGCCTCCTTACATGTGTGTGATGGACGTTCACCAACACTGTCTGAGCTGCCAAGCTGCTACTCAGGAGATGACTGGTCAGGTTGCTCCCTGCAGGAGTTCATGGACTGTCCTTATAACCTGGCCAACAACCGGCAGACCCGCATGCTAGCTGACCTCAGCCTGGTGGGTTGCTACAATGTCTCCACCATGAGTGAGGAAGAGCGCTGGGCAGTACTTCTAGAGAGTGCTAAACGTAATTTAAGGGGTATGGCCTTCTTTGGACTGACCGAGTACCAGCGTAAGACCCAGTATCTGTTTGAGCGAACCTTCAACTTGGAGTTTATTGCACCCTTCACACAGCTCAATGGCACACGAGCCTCCAGTGTTGACGTACCTCCTGAGACACAACACAGAATCCGCCAGCTAAACCGATGGGATGTAGAGCTGTACGAGTATGCCCGTGACCTTTTCCTGCAGCGATTCCAGGTGGCAAGGCAGCAGGAGCGCAGGCAGGCCAGGGAGAGGCGTCAGCAGGAGAGGAGGCGGCTACGTGGTAGGCTCACAACAAAGCAAGGGAGGCTGCTGAAGCCTGCAGAAGTTCTGCATCAACCCAACAGCCACTCTGTAGTGACTGAGGAGCAGCAGAGCAAGAAGGTTGATGGAGACAGTGTAGAGTCAGAAGTGCTACTCCCAGACTGGTGGGATCTGGATGAAAACAGCACCTTGGAGGACTACATGGACAACGTGGAACAATGGTAA
- the hs6st2 gene encoding heparan-sulfate 6-O-sulfotransferase 2 isoform X1, with product MDEKSSSSHHRLLVVLLMVLLFGVIMFQYVCPSRSECQMLHHLGSWFKVGSTTGFRENGNEIQDGFQKDPYIAEDGALVRFVPRFNFTKADLNHVVDFNIKGDDVIVFLHIQKTGGTTFGRHLVRNIQLERPCECHAGQKKCTCFRPGKKETWLFSRFSTGWSCGLHADWTELTSCVPSRMDSIEANKNLPRLVKEDGRNYYYITILRDPVSRYLSEWRHVQRGATWKASLHVCDGRSPTLSELPSCYSGDDWSGCSLQEFMDCPYNLANNRQTRMLADLSLVGCYNVSTMSEEERWAVLLESAKRNLRGMAFFGLTEYQRKTQYLFERTFNLEFIAPFTQLNGTRASSVDVPPETQHRIRQLNRWDVELYEYARDLFLQRFQVARQQERRQARERRQQERRRLRGRLTTKQGRLLKPAEVLHQPNSHSVVTEEQQSKKVDGDSVESEVLLPDWWDLDENSTLEDYMDNVEQW from the exons ATGGATGAGAAgtccagcagcagccaccacCGGCTCCTGGTCGTCCTGCTTATGGTATTGCTCTTTGGCGTCATAATGTTCCAGTACGTGTGCCCCAGCAGATCTGAGTGCCAGATGCTACACCACCTGGGATCCTGGTTTAAGGTCGGCAGCACAACCGGTTTCCGGGAAAATGGTAACGAAATCCAGGACGGTTTCCAGAAGGATCCGTACATTGCAGAAGACGGTGCCCTGGTCCGCTTTGTCCCTCGCTTCAACTTTACCAAAGCAGATTTAAATCATGTTGTAGACTTCAACATCAAAGGAGATGATGTTATAGTTTTTCTGCACATCCAGAAAACAGGTGGAACGACGTTTGGTCGACACCTGGTGAGAAATATTCAGCTTGAAAGGCCCTGCGAATGTCACGCAGGTCAGAAGAAATGTACCTGTTTCCGGCCAGGTAAAAAGGAAACCTGGTTATTTTCCCGTTTCTCAACCGGCTGGAGCTGCGGGCTTCATGCGGACTGGACTGAGCTGACCAGCTGCGTCCCGTCACGCATGGACTCAATAGAGGCAAACAAGAATTTGCCCAGGTTGGTCAAGGAAGATGG tAGGAACTATTATTACATAACTATCTTAAGAGACCCAGTGTCACGCTACCTGAGTGAGTGGCGTCATGTGCAGCGTGGTGCCACATGGAAAGCCTCCTTACATGTGTGTGATGGACGTTCACCAACACTGTCTGAGCTGCCAAGCTGCTACTCAGGAGATGACTGGTCAGGTTGCTCCCTGCAGGAGTTCATGGACTGTCCTTATAACCTGGCCAACAACCGGCAGACCCGCATGCTAGCTGACCTCAGCCTGGTGGGTTGCTACAATGTCTCCACCATGAGTGAGGAAGAGCGCTGGGCAGTACTTCTAGAGAGTGCTAAACGTAATTTAAGGGGTATGGCCTTCTTTGGACTGACCGAGTACCAGCGTAAGACCCAGTATCTGTTTGAGCGAACCTTCAACTTGGAGTTTATTGCACCCTTCACACAGCTCAATGGCACACGAGCCTCCAGTGTTGACGTACCTCCTGAGACACAACACAGAATCCGCCAGCTAAACCGATGGGATGTAGAGCTGTACGAGTATGCCCGTGACCTTTTCCTGCAGCGATTCCAGGTGGCAAGGCAGCAGGAGCGCAGGCAGGCCAGGGAGAGGCGTCAGCAGGAGAGGAGGCGGCTACGTGGTAGGCTCACAACAAAGCAAGGGAGGCTGCTGAAGCCTGCAGAAGTTCTGCATCAACCCAACAGCCACTCTGTAGTGACTGAGGAGCAGCAGAGCAAGAAGGTTGATGGAGACAGTGTAGAGTCAGAAGTGCTACTCCCAGACTGGTGGGATCTGGATGAAAACAGCACCTTGGAGGACTACATGGACAACGTGGAACAATGGTAA